A segment of the Amycolatopsis thermophila genome:
CGGCCCGGTGGGCGTGGGCACGCAGGTGAAGACGAACTCGCGGCCGTTCACCGCGGACACGTCGGTGGTGAAGTGCAAGCGCCCGGCGGCCAGGCCCTCGCGGACGAGCGGGGCCAGGCCCGGTTCGCCGAGCGACACCTCGCCGCGCGACAGGCACTCCACTTTGGACTCATCGACCTCGGCGCAGACCACGTCGTGCCCGAGCCCGGCCAGGCACGCGGCGGTGGTCAGGCCAACGTAGCCGGCCCCGACGACCCCGACCGCGGCCACCTCAGGCCCCCACGGGCGGCCGCTGCACCTTCCGGCCCGCCGCGATCACGTCGCCCTCCGTGATGCGCAGCAGCCCGGCCGACGGCTCGTCGGCGAACGGGTCGCCCTCCTCGCCGGCCCACAGCACGGCGTGCCGGTCCTCGGTGCCCGGCGGCGGACCCCACCGCCACGGCGGGGTCGGCCCGAACAACAGCACCGACGGCGTGCCGTAGGCGGTGGCGAGGTGCCCGATGCCGGTGTCCCCGCTGATCACCAGCCGCGCCCCCGCCACGAGGGCGGCCAGCTCGGTCAGCCCGGTGCGGCCGGCCAGCACCGCGTCCTGGCCCAGCCCGGCCGCGGCGGCGAGGTGCCCCGCGAGGTCACGCTCCGCGGCGCTACCGGTCACCACGACGCGGTGACCCTCGCGGGAGAACTCGCACGCCACCTCCGCGAAGCGCCGCGGCGGCCAGCGCCGCGACCCGAACGCCGCGCCGGGGTGCACGACGACCGCCTCCGGCACCGGGCTCGGCACGGCGGGACGCGCCAGCGCGAGGTCGTGGCGGGCGGCTTCGATGCCGTGGTACGCCAGCAGCCGGCACCAGCGCTCGGCTTCGTGCACGTCGTCGCGCCACTCCGGGCCGCGCAGGCCCGGAAAGTCCGGGTGCCGGTGGGCCAGCAGACGCTCCGGGCGGGTGGCGAGCAGATCGAGAAGACTTTCCGGGCCGCTGCCGTGCAGGTTCACCGCGACGGCGGGCGGCGCGCCGTCCCAGCGCAGCGCACCCAGGCGCGGGGTGGGCAGCACGCGGTCGACCGCGCCGGTGAGCGTGGCGAGCTCGTCCAGCGCCGCGGGCGCGGCGAGCGTAATCCGCGCATCCGGGAACGCGGCGCGCAGACCACGCAGCGCCGGGAGGGCGACCAGGAGGTCACCGACCCCGAGCGCCCGCAGCACCAGAACGTCGCCGGTCACGGCCAGGAGCCCTCCTCCGAGTGCGCCACGACCAGCTCGCGCACCTCGCAGCCGGCGGGCTGGGACAACGCGAACAGCACGGTCCGCGCCACGTTCTCCGGGTCGTTCAGCTTCGCGTCGGCCGGCGGCTTGTACTGCTCGTCCCGCGCGTCGAAGAACGCGGTGTGCATGCCACCCGGCACCAGCATCGTCACGCCGATGCGGCCCGCGGTCTCCGCGGCCAGCGCGCGGGTGAACCCGACGACACCCCACTTCGAGGCGCAGTACGCGGTCGCGTCGCTGACCGCCCTGATGCCCAGCGTCGAGGCGACCGTGACGACCTTGCCGTGCGAGCGTTCCAGGTAGGGCAGCGCGGCCCGGACGACCGCGGCCGTGCCGAACAGGTTGACCTTGACCACCCGTTCCCAGTCCGCTGTGGACACCCCGTCCAGCTTGCCGGGGAAGTCGATGCCGGCGGCGGTGAACACCGCGTCCAGCCCGCCCGCCTGCTCGGCCAGCTCCGTCACGGCCCGCTCGGTCTCGGCGGTGTCGGTGAGGTCGACCGGCACGTAGGGCACGCCGGCGACCGGGGGCTTGCGGTCGAGCACCAGCGGGGTCCCGCCCGCGTCCGCCACCGCCTTCACCGTCGCCGCGCCCAGCCCGGACGCGCCCCCGGTGATCAGAACCTTGCCTGGCGATGCAGCCATGTCTCCCCTTCTATCCGTTGGACACGGTCTCGATGAGCCGCGTGGTGGAGTAGCCCTCGACGGTCGGCACGAGCACCACCCGGCCGCCGTTCTCGCGCACGACCTCGGCCTCGGGCAGGTCGGTGCCCTCGTAGTCGCCGCCCTTGACCCACACGTCCGGCCGCAGCGTGCGCAGCACCTCCACCGGCGAGGACTCCTCGAACACCACGACGGCGTCGACCGACTCCAGCGCGCTGAGCACGCGCACCCGGTCGGCGGCGGTCACCACCGGCCGTCCCGGTCCCTTGAGGCGGCGCACCGACTCGTCGGAATTGACGCACACGATCAGCACGTCACCCAGCTCGCGGGCGCGCCGCAGCAGGGTCACGTGACCC
Coding sequences within it:
- a CDS encoding SDR family oxidoreductase, encoding MAASPGKVLITGGASGLGAATVKAVADAGGTPLVLDRKPPVAGVPYVPVDLTDTAETERAVTELAEQAGGLDAVFTAAGIDFPGKLDGVSTADWERVVKVNLFGTAAVVRAALPYLERSHGKVVTVASTLGIRAVSDATAYCASKWGVVGFTRALAAETAGRIGVTMLVPGGMHTAFFDARDEQYKPPADAKLNDPENVARTVLFALSQPAGCEVRELVVAHSEEGSWP
- a CDS encoding glycosyltransferase family 9 protein; the encoded protein is MTGDVLVLRALGVGDLLVALPALRGLRAAFPDARITLAAPAALDELATLTGAVDRVLPTPRLGALRWDGAPPAVAVNLHGSGPESLLDLLATRPERLLAHRHPDFPGLRGPEWRDDVHEAERWCRLLAYHGIEAARHDLALARPAVPSPVPEAVVVHPGAAFGSRRWPPRRFAEVACEFSREGHRVVVTGSAAERDLAGHLAAAAGLGQDAVLAGRTGLTELAALVAGARLVISGDTGIGHLATAYGTPSVLLFGPTPPWRWGPPPGTEDRHAVLWAGEEGDPFADEPSAGLLRITEGDVIAAGRKVQRPPVGA